A single genomic interval of Nostoc commune NIES-4072 harbors:
- a CDS encoding ferritin-like domain-containing protein codes for MQELDQKKTIDLLNAIMEFELAGVVRYTHYSLMVTGPNRIPIVAFFKAQASESLLHAEQVGEILTGLDGHPSLKIAPMEETYRHKVKDILEESLSHEKKALDLYKNLLDTVTNASIYLEEFARGMIGQEEMHNLELKKMLRDFS; via the coding sequence ATGCAAGAACTTGACCAGAAAAAGACCATTGACCTGCTGAACGCCATCATGGAATTTGAACTAGCAGGGGTAGTCCGCTATACACATTATTCTTTGATGGTGACTGGCCCTAACCGTATTCCAATTGTGGCATTTTTCAAAGCACAGGCAAGTGAATCTTTACTTCATGCTGAACAAGTGGGAGAAATTCTCACCGGTTTAGATGGGCATCCCTCCTTAAAAATTGCCCCAATGGAAGAAACCTACCGGCATAAAGTCAAGGATATCTTAGAAGAAAGCTTATCCCACGAAAAAAAGGCATTGGATCTGTATAAAAATCTGCTCGATACTGTTACCAATGCCAGCATTTATCTTGAAGAATTCGCTCGCGGTATGATTGGGCAAGAAGAGATGCATAATCTCGAACTCAAAAAGATGCTACGCGATTTTAGTTAA
- a CDS encoding FTR1 family iron permease has translation MDFSTALPTFVITLREGVEAALVVGIVLALLKKAKQSRLNSWVYAGVGVGIVVSALIGVLFSWIIQILGAANPQYTTVVEPALEGVFSVLAIAMLSWMLIWMTKQARFMKATVEGAVTEALTQNSNAGWGVFTLILIAVVREGFETVLFVAANFQQGLMPALGAIGGLVAASTIGVLLFKGGVKINIRQFFQVMGVLLVLIVAGLVVSALKHFDEAVANLALSSRATEGLCFYYERFTKVHSCILGPMVSNTSTILPDEQFPGIILKSLFGYRDNLYLVQAVGYVAFLLTIGGLYFRSLGGTFSQSKKNIPFGQKPISSAKD, from the coding sequence ATGGATTTTAGTACTGCTCTACCTACTTTTGTAATAACGCTCCGAGAAGGAGTAGAAGCTGCCCTTGTTGTTGGCATTGTGCTAGCTTTGCTGAAAAAAGCTAAACAATCCCGGCTCAACTCCTGGGTATATGCTGGTGTCGGCGTTGGTATTGTCGTCAGTGCCTTAATAGGCGTGCTATTCAGTTGGATAATTCAAATACTGGGAGCAGCAAATCCTCAATACACCACCGTAGTTGAGCCAGCGTTGGAGGGTGTGTTTAGTGTATTAGCGATCGCAATGCTCAGTTGGATGCTAATCTGGATGACTAAACAAGCCAGATTCATGAAAGCTACAGTTGAAGGAGCAGTAACAGAAGCACTCACACAAAACTCAAATGCTGGTTGGGGTGTTTTTACTTTAATTTTAATTGCCGTTGTCCGTGAAGGCTTTGAAACTGTTCTGTTCGTTGCTGCTAATTTCCAACAGGGATTAATGCCAGCATTGGGTGCTATTGGTGGTTTGGTAGCAGCATCCACCATTGGGGTGCTGTTATTTAAAGGGGGTGTCAAAATTAACATCCGCCAGTTTTTCCAGGTAATGGGCGTTTTATTAGTATTAATTGTCGCTGGGTTAGTAGTTTCAGCCTTAAAACATTTTGACGAAGCAGTGGCTAACCTTGCCCTTAGCAGTCGCGCCACAGAAGGACTTTGTTTCTATTACGAACGTTTTACAAAAGTCCACTCCTGTATTTTGGGGCCAATGGTTTCCAATACTTCCACAATCTTGCCTGACGAACAGTTTCCTGGCATTATTCTTAAATCTTTATTTGGTTATAGAGACAATCTTTATCTTGTGCAAGCAGTGGGATATGTGGCATTTTTACTCACCATTGGAGGACTGTATTTCCGCAGCCTTGGAGGTACTTTTTCTCAAAGTAAAAAAAATATCCCCTTTGGTCAAAAACCAATTAGTTCTGCAAAAGATTAA
- a CDS encoding ABC transporter substrate-binding protein, with product MHRRWFLSALALLMSIFLAACTTVNTQQPQTKITSTTERINTNSQQLPKGSAERVVALSSLSADIISRLDQTKIVGITGSKLFKNDSRFNDIPRVSEGQSPPNLEKVVALKPDLVIGAEGFSNIPIQKLQQLGIPTFLTKVNNWESLEELTKTLAKSIDADPQPLLNRYKTFLPEKPIQGFSTLALVSRQPILAPNKNSWAGDLLAKFQAKNIAADLQGKSPVGGYVTLSAEKVLEANPEVIILVNPPQGNSEVALLDSLKKEAFWQQLQATKNNRVYVFDYYGLVNPGSINAIEKACQQLKQALFAPQGT from the coding sequence ATGCATCGTCGCTGGTTTTTATCTGCTTTAGCACTTTTGATGAGTATATTTTTAGCTGCTTGCACGACTGTAAACACTCAGCAGCCACAAACAAAAATCACAAGCACTACGGAGAGAATAAACACAAATTCTCAGCAATTACCGAAAGGATCAGCAGAAAGAGTTGTTGCTCTTTCTTCTCTTTCTGCTGACATTATCTCTCGACTCGATCAAACAAAAATTGTTGGCATTACTGGTAGTAAATTATTTAAGAATGACTCAAGATTTAACGATATTCCCCGTGTTAGTGAAGGGCAAAGTCCGCCAAATTTAGAAAAAGTGGTAGCACTCAAACCAGATTTAGTTATTGGTGCAGAAGGTTTTTCTAACATTCCAATTCAAAAACTTCAGCAGCTAGGAATTCCGACTTTTCTAACTAAGGTGAATAATTGGGAATCTCTAGAAGAACTTACTAAAACACTTGCTAAATCAATAGACGCTGATCCTCAGCCTTTGTTAAATCGTTACAAAACTTTCCTGCCAGAAAAGCCAATCCAAGGTTTTTCTACTCTAGCGTTGGTTAGTCGTCAACCAATTTTAGCGCCAAATAAAAACAGTTGGGCAGGCGATTTGCTGGCGAAATTCCAGGCGAAAAATATAGCAGCAGATTTACAAGGTAAAAGTCCTGTTGGTGGCTATGTGACGCTTTCGGCTGAGAAGGTTTTAGAAGCAAATCCAGAGGTAATAATTTTGGTTAATCCCCCACAAGGAAATTCGGAAGTAGCGCTTTTAGATTCACTGAAAAAGGAAGCTTTTTGGCAACAACTGCAAGCTACTAAAAATAACCGAGTCTATGTGTTTGATTATTATGGCCTGGTGAATCCAGGTAGTATAAATGCAATTGAAAAGGCTTGTCAGCAGCTTAAGCAAGCCTTGTTTGCGCCACAGGGTACTTAG
- a CDS encoding family 10 glycosylhydrolase, whose translation MSNHPLNVARSTLFWRRLFAIVFTSSSLLPNFGSEPARAQVTQYCQLSSTAAQEKENLRLSALKGKPDAQTRYQNIVKKQAQELQECRTRTWPQVQAIWLRLYPCDIQPGIIDQIMDRIVNRGYNQVYLEVFYDGQALLPAKANPTVWPSVIRTPGAENADLLATAIQKGRQRGLKVYAWMFTTNFGYTYAQRRDRESAIARNGKGQTSLYVVDNGSQVFIDPYNLQAKRDYYQLVKEILRRRPDGLLLDYVRYPRQAGSDSIATKVSDLWLFSPATQEALFKRALNYKGLELIRRFLSKGFVGAGDIAEVDKLYPQEGEPLWQGRIPSPAQKSILSATDRQPLLQWELWQLAVAHAMQGILDFVTIASYPAKQQGISTGVVFFPDGNQTVGQGYDSRLQPWDRFPTSLQWHPMAYGNCGNASCIVTQVQRVLSMAKPGTQIIPALAGKWGESISNRPSLEAQMQALRKFSPQLKGVSHFAYSWQYPESDNDRKFCRTR comes from the coding sequence ATGTCTAACCATCCTTTGAACGTTGCAAGATCAACATTATTTTGGCGGCGTCTATTCGCTATTGTTTTCACTAGTAGTTCGTTGCTCCCCAACTTTGGAAGCGAACCAGCAAGGGCACAAGTAACCCAGTATTGTCAATTATCATCAACGGCGGCACAAGAAAAAGAAAACTTACGTTTGTCAGCCCTCAAAGGCAAACCAGATGCCCAAACCCGCTATCAAAACATTGTAAAAAAACAAGCGCAGGAATTACAGGAGTGTCGCACTAGGACTTGGCCGCAAGTCCAAGCCATTTGGTTGCGCTTGTATCCTTGTGATATTCAGCCAGGAATAATTGACCAGATTATGGATCGGATTGTCAACCGTGGCTATAATCAAGTTTATTTAGAAGTATTTTACGACGGGCAGGCATTATTGCCAGCAAAAGCTAACCCGACGGTTTGGCCTTCTGTAATTCGCACCCCAGGAGCAGAAAACGCCGATTTACTCGCTACAGCAATTCAAAAAGGTCGGCAACGCGGTTTAAAGGTTTACGCCTGGATGTTTACTACCAATTTCGGCTATACTTACGCCCAGCGCCGAGATAGAGAAAGTGCGATCGCTCGTAATGGTAAAGGTCAAACGAGCCTATATGTAGTAGATAACGGCTCTCAAGTATTTATCGACCCCTACAACTTGCAAGCAAAACGCGACTACTACCAATTAGTAAAAGAAATTTTGCGCCGTCGCCCAGATGGCTTGCTATTAGACTATGTGCGCTATCCCCGACAAGCAGGAAGTGATTCCATCGCCACCAAAGTTTCAGATTTATGGCTATTTAGTCCCGCAACCCAAGAAGCTTTATTTAAACGGGCACTAAATTACAAAGGGCTGGAATTGATTCGGCGCTTTTTGAGTAAGGGATTTGTCGGCGCTGGAGATATAGCGGAAGTTGATAAACTTTATCCTCAAGAAGGGGAACCTCTGTGGCAAGGACGCATTCCCTCACCAGCGCAAAAATCAATCCTGTCTGCAACCGATAGACAGCCGCTTTTACAATGGGAATTATGGCAGCTTGCTGTTGCCCACGCTATGCAAGGAATTTTAGATTTTGTCACCATAGCCAGTTATCCAGCAAAGCAGCAAGGTATTTCCACGGGAGTAGTGTTTTTCCCGGATGGCAACCAAACTGTAGGACAAGGATATGATTCCCGTTTGCAACCTTGGGATCGCTTCCCTACTTCATTGCAGTGGCATCCTATGGCTTATGGAAATTGCGGTAATGCCAGTTGTATTGTGACGCAAGTGCAACGAGTTTTGAGTATGGCAAAACCGGGTACGCAGATAATCCCAGCTTTAGCAGGCAAATGGGGAGAATCTATTAGTAATCGTCCATCCCTAGAAGCGCAAATGCAGGCACTTCGCAAATTTTCCCCTCAACTGAAGGGAGTTAGCCATTTTGCCTATTCTTGGCAATATCCTGAGAGTGATAACGATCGCAAATTTTGTCGTACTCGGTAA
- a CDS encoding nSTAND1 domain-containing NTPase, with amino-acid sequence MAEESSNYNSTFQNEIKGAVVGEGNIIYNYFYSREEVKPVDSAIAIDEHLPCPYKGLFHFGPNDAEFFFGRKIFIEELYITTKTRNFIPVLGASGSGKSSVVLAGLVPKLQKEGHWQFTHFRPGSDPFHAIALALVPLYTHDLDQTDQIAQARKMAGYLQDGSVPLSDVFAKIQQNHPNHRVLLIADQFEEIYTLCNNQEIRRKFLDCLLASLETPVSLSSSATVLVTTMRADFLGNALSYRPFADVLQNADLKLGPMNRKELTEVIEKPAQKLAVTFETGLVERILDDVEDQPGNLPLLEFALTELWNKRTGKQLTHKIYKEIGQVEGALARHADEKYGNLTDDEKKKVRRIFIQLVRPGEGAEDTRRIAMKAELGEQSWSLVKKLADARLVVTSRNLSSQETVEVVHEALIRNWGELREWMNTSRVFRAWQERLRGAKGQWEATNRDSGSLLRGAALAEAEEKLKERPDDLIDEKEFIEQSIQEQQRLKQAEAARRKREIRTAWGIAAGSLVAMVISGGLGFTAWNQKNQSELNQAESLGRYSLSLLNENKDLEAFVQAIKAGKILQSQHTTNPEVMNALQVVNFSGRERNRLQGHDGSVNSVSFSADGKTLASGSYDNTIKLWNLETGKEIRTLKGHDGYVTNVSFSADGKTLASGSWDNTIKLWNLETGKEIRTLKGHDGIVGSVSFSADGKTLASGSNDSTIKLWNVETGKEIRTLKVDGSVSFSADGKTLASGSWDGTIKLWNLETGKEIHTLKVHGSGSNAIL; translated from the coding sequence ATGGCTGAAGAGAGTTCTAACTACAATTCAACTTTTCAAAATGAAATCAAAGGTGCTGTAGTTGGTGAAGGAAACATTATCTACAACTACTTCTACTCCAGGGAAGAGGTAAAACCTGTTGATTCTGCGATCGCTATTGATGAACATCTCCCTTGTCCTTACAAGGGTTTATTTCATTTTGGCCCCAATGATGCTGAGTTTTTCTTTGGGCGGAAAATTTTTATAGAAGAACTTTATATTACAACTAAAACCCGTAATTTTATACCCGTGCTGGGTGCGTCGGGGAGCGGTAAATCTTCGGTGGTATTAGCTGGATTAGTCCCTAAGTTACAAAAAGAGGGTCATTGGCAGTTTACTCACTTTCGTCCTGGTTCTGATCCTTTCCATGCGATCGCTTTAGCTCTTGTTCCTCTTTATACACATGATTTAGATCAAACTGACCAAATTGCCCAAGCCCGAAAGATGGCTGGTTACTTGCAAGATGGCTCTGTTCCTCTCTCGGACGTTTTTGCTAAAATTCAGCAAAATCACCCTAATCATCGGGTGCTACTGATTGCTGACCAATTTGAAGAAATTTACACGCTCTGTAACAATCAGGAAATTCGCCGTAAGTTTCTCGACTGCTTATTAGCCAGTCTAGAAACTCCTGTTTCCCTGTCTTCATCGGCTACGGTGTTGGTGACAACGATGCGGGCAGATTTTTTGGGAAATGCTCTCTCCTATCGTCCTTTTGCTGATGTCTTGCAAAATGCTGACTTGAAACTGGGGCCGATGAATCGGAAAGAACTAACAGAAGTCATTGAAAAACCTGCCCAAAAATTAGCGGTGACATTTGAAACCGGACTGGTAGAACGCATTCTGGATGATGTGGAAGACCAACCGGGAAATTTACCTTTGCTAGAGTTTGCATTAACAGAGTTGTGGAACAAGCGAACGGGTAAACAATTAACTCACAAAATCTATAAAGAAATTGGTCAAGTAGAAGGTGCATTAGCTCGCCATGCTGATGAGAAATATGGCAACTTGACAGATGATGAAAAGAAAAAAGTCCGGCGGATTTTTATTCAATTGGTGCGTCCGGGTGAGGGAGCAGAGGATACCAGACGCATAGCGATGAAAGCGGAATTGGGGGAGCAAAGCTGGTCTTTGGTAAAAAAATTAGCTGATGCTCGGTTGGTGGTGACAAGTCGCAATCTCAGCAGTCAAGAAACGGTCGAAGTAGTTCATGAAGCTCTGATTCGTAATTGGGGAGAATTGCGAGAATGGATGAATACAAGCCGCGTTTTTAGAGCTTGGCAAGAGCGACTGCGGGGAGCAAAGGGACAATGGGAAGCAACAAATCGAGATTCGGGTTCATTGTTGCGTGGTGCAGCTTTGGCGGAGGCAGAAGAAAAACTGAAAGAACGCCCAGACGACTTAATTGATGAGAAAGAATTTATTGAGCAGAGTATCCAAGAACAACAGCGCCTCAAACAAGCTGAAGCAGCTCGCAGAAAGCGCGAAATCAGAACCGCTTGGGGGATTGCGGCTGGTTCTTTGGTGGCGATGGTAATTAGCGGTGGATTGGGTTTCACGGCATGGAATCAGAAAAACCAATCGGAACTCAATCAAGCCGAATCTCTTGGTCGATATTCTTTGTCTCTATTGAATGAAAATAAAGACTTAGAGGCTTTTGTCCAAGCAATCAAGGCGGGAAAAATTCTGCAAAGCCAACATACAACTAACCCAGAGGTAATGAATGCTTTGCAGGTAGTTAATTTTTCAGGAAGAGAACGCAACCGCTTGCAAGGACATGATGGCTCTGTCAATAGCGTCAGTTTTAGCGCCGACGGCAAGACATTGGCTTCTGGCAGTTATGACAACACGATCAAACTCTGGAATCTAGAGACAGGAAAGGAAATCCGCACTCTCAAGGGACATGATGGCTATGTCACGAACGTCAGTTTTAGCGCCGACGGTAAGACATTGGCTTCTGGCAGTTGGGACAACACGATCAAACTCTGGAATCTAGAGACAGGAAAGGAAATCCGCACCCTCAAGGGACATGATGGCATTGTCGGGAGCGTCAGTTTTAGCGCCGACGGCAAGACATTGGCTTCTGGTAGTAATGACAGCACAATCAAACTCTGGAATGTAGAGACAGGAAAGGAAATCCGCACCCTCAAGGTAGATGGTAGCGTCAGTTTTAGCGCCGACGGCAAGACATTGGCTTCTGGCAGTTGGGACGGTACAATCAAACTCTGGAATCTAGAGACAGGAAAGGAAATCCATACCCTCAAGGTACATGGTAGCGGGAGCAACGCGATTTTGTGA
- a CDS encoding molybdenum cofactor guanylyltransferase: MTTRSELTAIVLAGGKSSRMGEDKALIPIQRVPLLERVCGIAQSCADVVYVVTPWPERYQDLLLPGCQFIREVPLFGEPLAHGPLVGFAQGLAEVQTEWVLLLACDLPRLRVEVLQDWVTRLDSVGDNAIAALADHPKGWEPLCGFYRRRCLPQLLEFINQGGRSFQQWLQQYPVEVLPLAEPEMLFNCNTPEDLALS, from the coding sequence ATGACGACCAGAAGCGAATTAACTGCCATTGTATTAGCAGGCGGTAAAAGTTCTCGGATGGGTGAGGATAAAGCCTTGATTCCCATTCAAAGAGTGCCGTTGTTAGAGCGAGTTTGTGGGATTGCTCAAAGCTGTGCTGATGTTGTTTATGTAGTCACTCCCTGGCCAGAACGCTATCAAGATTTGCTTTTGCCTGGTTGCCAGTTTATCCGGGAAGTGCCTTTGTTTGGAGAACCTCTCGCCCACGGGCCTTTAGTTGGGTTTGCCCAAGGACTAGCCGAAGTACAGACAGAATGGGTGCTGTTGCTAGCTTGCGATTTGCCGAGGTTGCGGGTTGAGGTGTTGCAAGATTGGGTAACTAGACTTGATAGCGTGGGAGATAATGCGATCGCAGCTTTAGCCGATCATCCTAAAGGCTGGGAACCTCTGTGTGGTTTCTATCGCCGTCGCTGTTTGCCACAACTCTTAGAGTTTATCAACCAAGGGGGGCGATCGTTTCAACAGTGGCTTCAGCAATATCCTGTAGAAGTTTTGCCTTTAGCAGAACCAGAAATGCTGTTTAACTGTAATACACCAGAAGACTTGGCTTTAAGTTAA
- a CDS encoding thioredoxin domain-containing protein, which translates to MTNRLAEAKSLYLRKHAENPIDWWSWCDEALATARAQNKPIFLSIGYSSCHWCTVMEGEAFSDIAIAEYMNANYLPIKVDREERPDLDSIYMQALQMMSGQGGWPLNVFLSPEDLVPFYAGTYFPVDPRYGRPGFLQVLQALRRYYDTEKAELQQRKALIIESLLTSAVLQDGITDELEDRELLRQGWETSTGVITPSQSGNSFPMIPYTELALRGTRFNFESRYDGKQVCTQRGLDLALGGIYDHVGGGFHRYTVDATWTVPHFEKMLYDNGQIVEYIASLWSAEVQEAAFERAVAGTVQWLKREMTAPEGYFYAAQDADSFIDPTAVEPEEGAFYVWSYGELQQLLTPEELRELEQFTVTPNGNFEGRNVLQRRYSGQLSATVETALSKLFTARYGVSSESLETFPPARNNEEAKTTNWPGRIPSVTDTKMIVAWNSLMISGLARAAGVFQEPLYLELAARAANFILENQFVDGRFHRLNYQGEPTVLAQSEDYAFFIKALLDLQASNPEHKQWLEKAIAIQDEFNEFLWSVELGGYYNTSSRSSQDLIVRERSYVDNATPSANGIAIANLVRLALLTDNLDYLDLAELGLKAFRSVMHRAPQACPSLFTALDWYRNSTLIRSTTEQINSLIPKFLPTAVFTVTSDLPEGSVGLVCQGLKCLAPAESVEHLLQQVEKSQNRG; encoded by the coding sequence ATGACTAATCGCCTTGCTGAAGCTAAGAGCCTCTATCTCCGCAAACACGCCGAAAACCCGATTGATTGGTGGTCTTGGTGTGATGAAGCACTTGCAACTGCAAGGGCGCAAAATAAACCGATTTTTCTCTCCATTGGCTACTCTAGTTGTCACTGGTGTACTGTCATGGAAGGTGAGGCTTTTTCTGATATTGCGATCGCTGAATACATGAATGCTAATTATCTTCCCATCAAAGTAGACAGGGAAGAAAGACCTGACCTCGATAGCATCTACATGCAAGCTTTGCAGATGATGAGTGGTCAAGGAGGTTGGCCTTTAAACGTATTTCTTTCCCCAGAAGATTTAGTGCCTTTTTACGCTGGTACTTATTTTCCTGTAGACCCGCGCTATGGTCGTCCGGGATTTTTGCAGGTGTTGCAAGCTCTTCGCCGTTATTACGATACAGAAAAAGCAGAGTTACAGCAACGCAAAGCCTTAATTATTGAGTCGCTGCTTACGTCTGCGGTCTTGCAAGATGGTATAACAGATGAGCTTGAAGACCGTGAATTACTCCGCCAAGGTTGGGAAACCAGTACGGGTGTAATCACTCCTAGTCAATCTGGTAATAGCTTTCCGATGATTCCATACACAGAATTAGCACTGCGGGGAACTCGATTTAATTTTGAATCTCGCTATGATGGCAAGCAAGTTTGTACCCAACGGGGACTAGACTTAGCGCTGGGAGGCATTTACGACCATGTGGGCGGTGGCTTTCATCGCTATACTGTTGACGCTACTTGGACAGTACCCCACTTTGAAAAGATGCTCTACGACAATGGGCAGATTGTAGAGTATATAGCTTCTTTATGGAGTGCAGAAGTACAAGAAGCAGCCTTTGAAAGAGCAGTTGCTGGTACTGTACAATGGCTGAAGCGAGAAATGACCGCGCCTGAAGGTTACTTTTATGCTGCTCAAGATGCCGACAGCTTCATTGATCCCACAGCAGTAGAACCAGAAGAAGGAGCCTTTTATGTCTGGAGTTACGGCGAACTACAACAATTATTAACGCCTGAAGAATTGAGGGAATTAGAACAGTTTACTGTTACACCTAACGGCAACTTTGAAGGGCGTAATGTCTTGCAAAGGCGCTATTCTGGGCAACTAAGTGCAACGGTGGAAACGGCTCTGAGTAAGCTGTTTACCGCACGCTATGGTGTTAGTTCTGAGTCTTTAGAAACTTTTCCTCCAGCTCGTAACAACGAGGAAGCAAAAACCACTAACTGGCCAGGTCGCATTCCCTCGGTGACAGATACGAAGATGATTGTTGCTTGGAATAGCTTGATGATTTCTGGGCTGGCTAGGGCTGCTGGGGTTTTTCAAGAACCGTTATATCTGGAATTAGCAGCACGAGCAGCGAATTTTATCTTGGAAAATCAGTTTGTCGATGGGCGTTTTCATCGACTCAATTATCAAGGAGAACCAACCGTTTTAGCGCAGTCTGAAGATTACGCCTTTTTTATTAAAGCTCTGCTGGATTTACAAGCTTCCAACCCTGAGCATAAGCAATGGTTAGAAAAAGCGATCGCTATCCAAGATGAATTCAACGAATTTCTCTGGAGTGTAGAGCTAGGTGGTTACTATAACACATCAAGTCGTTCTAGTCAAGATTTAATTGTGCGGGAGCGTAGTTACGTTGATAATGCTACACCATCAGCGAATGGAATTGCGATCGCTAATCTTGTGCGTCTTGCTCTACTCACTGATAATCTAGATTATTTGGATTTAGCAGAACTTGGCTTAAAAGCTTTTAGGAGTGTAATGCATCGCGCTCCTCAAGCTTGTCCCAGTTTATTTACAGCGTTGGATTGGTATCGTAATTCTACCTTGATTCGCAGCACCACTGAGCAAATAAACTCTCTGATCCCCAAGTTTTTACCAACGGCTGTGTTTACCGTAACATCTGATTTACCAGAGGGAAGCGTTGGGTTAGTTTGCCAAGGTTTGAAGTGTCTTGCACCAGCAGAAAGTGTAGAGCATTTATTGCAGCAAGTGGAGAAAAGTCAGAATAGGGGATGA
- the clpP gene encoding ATP-dependent Clp endopeptidase proteolytic subunit ClpP, which translates to MIPIVIEQSGRGERAFDIYSRLLRERIIFLGQQVDNNIANLIVAQLLYLDAEDSEKDIYMYINSPGGSVTAGMGIFDTMKHIRPDVCTICTGLAASMGAFLLSAGAKGKRMSLPHSRIMIHQPLGGAQGQATDIEIQAREILYHKRRLNDYLAEHTGQPIERIAEDTERDFFMSPEEARDYGLIDQVIDRHAAGSRPAVAVLN; encoded by the coding sequence ATGATTCCTATCGTTATTGAACAATCGGGTCGAGGCGAACGCGCCTTTGACATCTACTCACGGCTGTTGCGTGAGCGCATCATCTTTTTGGGACAACAAGTTGACAACAACATTGCTAACTTGATTGTTGCCCAACTGCTGTATTTGGATGCCGAAGACTCGGAGAAAGACATTTATATGTACATCAATTCTCCCGGTGGTTCGGTGACGGCTGGTATGGGCATTTTTGACACTATGAAACATATTCGCCCTGATGTCTGTACAATTTGTACCGGATTGGCGGCGAGTATGGGCGCTTTCCTCCTCAGTGCTGGTGCTAAGGGTAAGCGGATGAGTCTACCCCATTCTCGGATTATGATTCATCAACCTTTAGGCGGCGCTCAAGGACAGGCGACTGATATTGAAATTCAGGCGCGGGAGATTCTGTACCACAAGCGGCGGCTAAACGACTATTTAGCTGAACATACAGGTCAACCAATCGAGCGGATTGCTGAAGATACTGAACGTGACTTTTTCATGTCACCAGAGGAAGCCAGAGACTACGGTTTGATTGACCAAGTGATTGATCGCCATGCTGCTGGTAGCCGTCCAGCAGTTGCTGTTCTTAATTAA